Proteins encoded together in one Bactrocera neohumeralis isolate Rockhampton chromosome 4, APGP_CSIRO_Bneo_wtdbg2-racon-allhic-juicebox.fasta_v2, whole genome shotgun sequence window:
- the LOC126756502 gene encoding uncharacterized protein LOC126756502 yields MNFCSEKVKNCLFLPKNQEYNDALYGSLLKLVPFGKIILVITRAASSPELLPLMERTGMQVYNNKQSLRRFFFICSDNIVGVIKILFDIHRWTVKPHIIVLDLNTFSLMENENTHILNDMCKDLTSGTQLKRVIQCIATLFNKMNVLNNIHSDAVEDQNKSSKLFSIVVLPKYSRLLTDKDIQLIIEMFYSDNAYEDFSDIFELMYSTVSPDKVI; encoded by the exons ATGAATTTTTGTTCAGAAAAAGTAAAGAACTGTTTATTTCTGCCAAAAAATCAAGAATATAATGATGCACTGTATGGT tCCTTACTAAAGCTGGTTCCTTTTGGCAAAATAATCCTAGTTATTACACGGGCGGCGTCATCGCCTGAACTGTTACCATTAATGGAACGTACAGGAATGCAGGTGTACAACAATAAACAAAGTCTGCGGCGGttcttttttat aTGTAGTGATAATATTGTTggagttattaaaatattgtttgataTACACAGGTGGACGGTTAAACCTCATATTATTGTATTGGATCTAAATACATTTAGtttaatggaaaatgaaaatacacACATTCTGAATGATATGTGCAAAGATTTGACAAGTGGGACACAATTAAAACGTGTTATACAATGTATTGCTACATTATTTAATAAGATGAACGTATTAAACAACATACACTCGGACGCTGTAGAAGACCAAAACAAATCCTCGAAATTATTTAGCATTGTAGTGTTACCAAAATATAGCAGACTACTAACTGATAAAGATATTCAGCTTATCATCGAAATGTTCTATTCTGACAATGCATACGAAGATTTTTCAGACATTTTCGAGTTGATGTATTCAACAGTTTCTCCTGATAAAGTTATATAA